The following proteins are encoded in a genomic region of Actinomadura sp. NAK00032:
- a CDS encoding ABC transporter ATP-binding protein has translation MSASPGPDRLLLRAAGRARGWTALVAAAALADAAAALLLPFALARAIDAVPPGGSPAAAALWPCAALVAVSAAAEVLSELAAGSAAARATAWIRHALVRHLLAVGPALRIPPGDVAGRAVGGAAEAGVAPAAAPEAAAGLLPAAGALAALALIDWRLAAAVGAALPAVALLMRAFVRDITASATRYLAVQGTIAGRLAEALGGARTIAAAGTAGREAARVLAPLPRLRAEGETMWRVQGGVAARGLLALLLLQVAAVGAAGAELAAGRITPGELVAAVQYAGLAAGFGPVLTQVLRLARARAGARRAAEVLALPAPAHGPECAPPGPGRLEFRGVTARGALDGLDLTVPGGRAVAVVGRAGSGLAALAGRLADPDRGKVLLDGTPLPRLSRAALRREIGYAFARPALFGATVGDALAFGPSRPPDARLREAARAARADGFIRRLPAGYATPLADAPMSGGELQRMGLARAFAHAGRVLVLDDATSSLDTVTEVEITDAVLTRFAGRTRLIIAQRASTAARADLVAWLDGGRLRALAPHADLWHDPDYRAVFTVPEESP, from the coding sequence ATGAGCGCATCCCCCGGCCCGGACCGGCTGCTGCTGCGCGCCGCCGGGCGCGCCCGCGGCTGGACGGCGCTCGTCGCGGCGGCGGCGCTGGCGGACGCGGCGGCGGCGCTGCTGCTGCCGTTCGCGCTGGCCCGCGCCATCGACGCGGTCCCGCCCGGCGGTTCCCCCGCGGCCGCCGCGCTGTGGCCGTGCGCCGCGCTCGTCGCCGTGTCGGCCGCCGCCGAGGTGCTGTCGGAGCTGGCGGCCGGGAGCGCCGCCGCCCGCGCGACGGCCTGGATCCGGCACGCCCTCGTCCGGCACCTCCTCGCCGTCGGGCCGGCGCTGCGCATCCCGCCGGGCGACGTGGCGGGACGGGCGGTCGGCGGCGCCGCCGAGGCGGGGGTCGCGCCCGCCGCCGCGCCCGAGGCCGCCGCCGGGCTGCTGCCCGCCGCCGGGGCGCTCGCCGCGCTCGCCCTCATCGACTGGCGCCTCGCGGCGGCGGTCGGCGCCGCGCTGCCGGCGGTGGCGCTGCTGATGCGGGCGTTCGTCCGCGACATCACCGCGTCCGCGACCCGCTACCTGGCCGTGCAGGGCACGATCGCGGGCCGCCTCGCCGAGGCGCTCGGCGGCGCCCGCACCATCGCCGCCGCGGGCACCGCCGGGCGGGAGGCGGCGCGCGTCCTGGCCCCCCTTCCCCGGCTCCGCGCGGAGGGCGAGACGATGTGGCGCGTCCAGGGCGGGGTCGCCGCGCGGGGCCTGCTGGCGCTGCTGCTGCTCCAGGTCGCGGCGGTCGGCGCCGCCGGGGCGGAGCTGGCGGCGGGCCGCATCACGCCGGGCGAGCTGGTCGCGGCCGTCCAGTACGCGGGGCTCGCCGCCGGGTTCGGGCCCGTCCTCACCCAGGTGCTGCGGCTCGCCCGCGCCCGCGCCGGCGCGCGCCGCGCCGCCGAGGTCCTCGCGCTGCCCGCGCCCGCGCACGGCCCGGAGTGCGCGCCGCCCGGCCCCGGCCGCCTGGAGTTTCGCGGCGTCACCGCGCGCGGCGCGCTGGACGGCCTGGACCTGACCGTCCCCGGCGGCCGGGCGGTGGCCGTCGTCGGCCGCGCCGGCTCCGGCCTCGCCGCGCTCGCCGGGCGCCTCGCCGACCCCGACCGGGGCAAGGTCCTGCTGGACGGCACGCCGCTGCCACGCCTCAGCCGGGCGGCGCTGCGCCGCGAGATCGGCTACGCGTTCGCCCGCCCCGCGCTGTTCGGCGCGACGGTCGGGGACGCGCTCGCGTTCGGCCCGTCCCGCCCCCCGGACGCGCGGCTGCGCGAAGCCGCGCGGGCCGCCCGCGCCGACGGCTTCATCCGCCGCCTGCCCGCCGGCTACGCCACGCCCCTCGCGGACGCGCCGATGTCGGGCGGCGAGCTGCAGCGGATGGGCCTCGCGCGCGCGTTCGCGCACGCGGGCCGCGTCCTCGTCCTGGACGACGCCACCTCCAGCCTCGACACCGTCACCGAAGTGGAGATCACCGACGCCGTGCTGACCCGCTTCGCCGGCCGCACCCGCCTGATCATCGCGCAGCGCGCGTCCACCGCCGCCCGCGCCGACCTCGTCGCCTGGCTGGACGGCGGCCGCCTCCGCGCGCTCGCCCCCCACGCCGACCTCTGGCACGACCCCGACTACCGCGCCGTCTTCACCGTCCCCGAGGAGTCGCCGTGA
- a CDS encoding ABC transporter ATP-binding protein, giving the protein MNGRREAARVLRATVGEVLRARRRAVARACAWSVVEVAPTALFGLAVGEAVDAFRTGRTRDALVWLGALAAAACAGAVGSRRLYPALAAIVEPFRDDLVRRVADGALHRSLRGRPDTGAVARLTHQVEIVRDTFGGLLVVARGFVFSVGAALLGLLAMMPEVVLLVLPPLVLGLVLFGAVFGAAAVRQRALVVGEEDIAERTAALAEGLRDAVACGGEEALEAELGAAVEAQAAAGRAVARFAALRAVSLAVSGWLPLLLVLAAAPWLMRRGATPGTVIGALTYVLHGLQPALRTLVQGMGGSGLRLAVTLGRILETSAPEAVEPPRAAAVAGAPAVELRGVTFAYGAGARPVIEGLDLVVPQGDHLAVVGPSGIGKSTLAALIAGLVAPGEGEVLVAGRAAGDPAGRVLIPQEAYVFSGSLHDNLAYYAPEAGPEEVARAVDALGAAELVRDLGGLGARLEPGALADAERQLIALCRAYLAPQPLVILDEAAYRLDAAAEARAEEAFARRGGTLVVIAHRISSAVRARRVLVLDGTRPYLGRHADLPAVCPLYRDLIGRWEAGSQPSGLLGDPDGVHPVLRADLAVDAGQVVADGADRQDEVLGDLRRGGAA; this is encoded by the coding sequence GTGAACGGCAGGCGGGAGGCGGCGCGGGTCCTGCGGGCGACGGTCGGGGAGGTGCTCCGGGCGCGGCGGCGGGCGGTGGCGCGGGCGTGCGCGTGGTCGGTGGTCGAGGTGGCGCCGACGGCGCTGTTCGGGCTGGCCGTCGGCGAGGCGGTCGACGCGTTCCGGACGGGCCGGACGCGCGACGCCCTGGTGTGGCTCGGCGCGCTCGCGGCGGCGGCCTGCGCGGGGGCGGTCGGGAGCCGGCGGCTGTACCCGGCGCTGGCGGCGATCGTGGAGCCGTTCCGCGACGACCTGGTGCGGCGGGTCGCGGACGGCGCGCTGCACCGGTCGCTGCGGGGGCGGCCCGACACCGGGGCGGTGGCGCGGCTCACTCATCAAGTGGAGATCGTCCGGGACACGTTCGGCGGGCTGCTCGTCGTGGCGCGCGGGTTCGTGTTCTCGGTGGGCGCGGCGCTGCTGGGGCTGCTGGCGATGATGCCGGAGGTGGTGCTCCTGGTCTTGCCGCCGCTGGTGCTGGGGCTGGTCCTGTTCGGGGCGGTGTTCGGGGCGGCGGCCGTCCGGCAGCGGGCGCTCGTGGTCGGCGAGGAGGACATCGCCGAGCGGACGGCGGCGCTGGCCGAGGGGCTGCGGGACGCCGTGGCCTGCGGCGGCGAGGAGGCGCTGGAGGCGGAGCTGGGCGCCGCGGTGGAGGCGCAGGCGGCGGCCGGGCGCGCGGTGGCGCGGTTCGCGGCGCTGCGGGCGGTGTCCCTGGCGGTGAGCGGGTGGCTGCCGCTGCTGCTCGTCCTGGCGGCGGCGCCGTGGCTGATGCGGCGCGGCGCCACGCCGGGGACGGTCATCGGCGCGCTGACGTACGTCCTGCACGGGCTTCAGCCCGCGCTGCGGACGCTCGTGCAGGGCATGGGCGGCAGCGGGCTGCGGCTGGCGGTGACGCTCGGGCGCATCCTGGAGACCAGCGCGCCGGAGGCGGTGGAGCCGCCGCGCGCCGCCGCCGTCGCGGGGGCGCCGGCGGTGGAGCTGCGCGGGGTGACGTTCGCCTACGGGGCCGGGGCGCGGCCGGTGATCGAGGGCCTCGACCTCGTCGTGCCGCAGGGGGACCATCTGGCGGTGGTGGGGCCGAGCGGGATCGGGAAGTCGACGCTGGCGGCGCTCATCGCGGGCCTCGTCGCGCCCGGCGAGGGCGAGGTGCTCGTGGCGGGGCGGGCGGCCGGCGATCCGGCCGGGCGGGTGCTGATCCCGCAGGAGGCGTACGTGTTCAGCGGCTCCCTGCACGACAACCTCGCCTACTACGCGCCGGAGGCCGGGCCGGAGGAGGTCGCCCGGGCGGTGGACGCGCTCGGCGCGGCGGAGCTCGTCCGGGACCTCGGCGGCCTCGGCGCGCGGCTGGAGCCGGGCGCGCTGGCCGACGCGGAGCGGCAGCTCATCGCGCTGTGCCGGGCCTACCTGGCGCCGCAGCCGCTCGTCATCCTGGACGAGGCCGCCTACCGGCTGGACGCCGCCGCCGAGGCACGGGCGGAGGAGGCGTTCGCGCGGCGCGGCGGCACACTGGTCGTCATCGCCCACCGGATCAGTTCCGCCGTGCGCGCGCGCCGCGTCCTCGTCCTGGACGGGACCCGCCCGTACCTCGGCCGGCACGCCGACCTGCCCGCCGTGTGCCCGCTCTACCGGGACCTCATCGGGCGGTGGGAGGCGGGCTCACAGCCATCCGGCCTCCTCGGCGATCCGGATGGCGTGCACCCGGTTCTGCGCGCCGACCTTGCGGTTGATGCGGGACAGGTGGTTGCGGACGGTGCCGATCGTCAGGACGAGGTCCTCGGCGATCTGCGCCGCGGAGGCGCCGCGTGA